The Magnolia sinica isolate HGM2019 chromosome 11, MsV1, whole genome shotgun sequence DNA window TCCTTCTTCCGCTTTCGAGCCTGTCGGCACTAGCTCCATGGGATTCAATTATCCAATCTCATCTGTCTTTCGGAATGGTGAGGGTGGGATTTTCAGCACAGGAATTCAAGAGATGGGttgctcttcttcttcatcttcatcaacGTCTTCTATCAATCTCCATGGTAGTCTTGCTTCTTCTATAGAGTCTTTGAGCTCTATAAACCAAGACCTGCACTGGAAGCTGCAGCAGCAGAGGCTGGCGATGCTGTTCGGGGGTGAAAACCAGAAAGATGGTGGCGTTTCTGCTGTTCAAACTCCTTTGCTTGAAAATCAGCACCAACCCATTTCATTTCAGATGCAGGAGAGCTTGAAAATAGATGCTGGAGGGAGTAATTCTAAAAAAGGGTGTGGTGGAGAGAATGCAAGTGAGTGGTTTTTTGGGAGTTCTTATGGTGCGGGCAATGGGAATAGCAATGGCAACAATACAAGCAACTGGAGTGAAATACAGGCATGGAATGATTTGCAGCAATACAGTGCActgccatgagagagagagagagagagagagagagagagagagagatcagtcaGTTGGAAGCAAAAGATCAGATAGAAAAACACAAAAAAGAGAGAAACCCAAGTCAGatattattcttttgttgttgttgttgttcttgttcttcttctcctgTTGCTAGCACTTCTTTTTAGTCTTGTTTTTGCAGCTCAGCAgacaatgaaaagagagaaaaaaacaggagcctttttttttgttgttgttttgaaCTTTTTCTTAAGAGGGTGATTGATGGCTGTAGTTGTTtttgttgtggttgttgttgttCTCTTTTTTGGATTTTCTGTTCCTACAAAGACGCAGGACAATTGCTGTTTATGGTAGCAATAAAAGAAAAAGCTACCAGTGGAAGGTGGTGATGATCTAATGACAACATATGCATtattacatctcctctctctttctctctctgtagGTATGTTGATGTTCTTTCCCCCTCTTCCTATGGATTGATATGTACACCCACCATGATTAAATCTCCAGACCCACATTT harbors:
- the LOC131218720 gene encoding dof zinc finger protein DOF5.7, encoding MMENHPSKPPPPDENPPSTPNRKTTTPHRPSSDQPLKCPRCDSPNTKFCYYNNYSLTQPRHFCKTCRRYWTKGGALRNVPIGGGCRKSKKSKSSASNSSSKDAIPSMSADSILGPSGVGGMKFFPNLSPAMEFHLSGLPFSRLHSSTPPNAFSNFFSFGDLSSAAPLSTNSPSSAFEPVGTSSMGFNYPISSVFRNGEGGIFSTGIQEMGCSSSSSSSTSSINLHGSLASSIESLSSINQDLHWKLQQQRLAMLFGGENQKDGGVSAVQTPLLENQHQPISFQMQESLKIDAGGSNSKKGCGGENASEWFFGSSYGAGNGNSNGNNTSNWSEIQAWNDLQQYSALP